The DNA region GGGCGACCGCCCGCAGACGGTCATCTCGCCGGCTATTTCGGCGAAGCGGTGGTCGGCGGTTGGACGAAGTCGACGCTGTCGAGCATGAGGAAGCGCGCGTTGGGGTCGAGACGCACGTAGCCCTTGATCGTGACTTGTTGGCGCGGGGAGACGGAGACGAAGCGCTTGATCGCGGTGTTCTGACCGCCAATCTGAAATTTCACCTTGTACGGCGCGACGGCCGCGTCGATATCGAGTGATGTGGTGGGGCCACTCAAGACGCTCAGCTTGAGCACGGATAGTTGGTATTTCTCGCCTTCGTAGACAACGACCCACGAAAACTCCGGCCGGATCCCTTCCACCTGCTCGCCGACGTAGGCGACCATGCGCACCGGAATCGGTCCCCCTTGGCGCGGCCGCGCCTCGCTCGCACTTGCAGCCAGCAGCGTCAGCACGCAGACAATCCGAAAAGTCTTCGACATCTCCAGTTCCCCCCTCCGACGGTTCTCCAACGACCGCGATCCGGACGCAAGGGGCGGACAACACCGCAACGGTTCGGTCGGATGGAGCGCGGACTAGAAGTCCACACCGACTTGGCCGGCTTGGCTCCGGACGATCGGCAAGGATTGATTCACCAGATCGCTGGGGTCACGCAGTCGTTCGCGTTCGGAGATCGCCTCCGCGCGAGTCAGCGGCGCGTCGGGATTCGCCGGCGCGGCGGGCGGGAGCGGCAGGGTGCCAACGCGGTCTTCGGGTGGCAACGCGGCCCCGGTCAGCAGCGGGTGATCGACCGTCTGGCTTTCCGGTAAACCGGCGCCGACGAACTCGAGCCCCTCGAGGTACAGGCGGAAGGCGTCATCGTCGAGACGACGGGGCGCAGTTGGAAACTGTCCCCGCGCCACCGTGGCCAACTCGCGCTCGGTAACAAAGACGACATGCCCGGCGCGATCGAGGACGCTATGAACCCGCGCACGGCCACCGACGCCAACAACCTCACTCACGTCCGCAACTGGATCGAAGCGCAGCACGAACTCGGTGCCGCGGACGCCCACGATCGCATTCGGACTCTCGATCTCGTAGGACGAACCCGGCTGCTGGTAGCCGTCGTTCACAATCGCGCGGACCTTGCCGCGGAGAATCCGCATCAGCGAGCGGAACACGCCCGGCTCCGGATCGAAGACCAGTTGATCGACGATCAGTTCCGTGTTGTCACCGATGATCAGCACGCTCTCGTCCCGGAAGACAACTCGCATGCGTCCCGGCGAGCCGGTGCGCAGCTGATCGCCTTGCTCGACCGCTGCGCCGATGGT from Deltaproteobacteria bacterium includes:
- a CDS encoding FecR domain-containing protein; this translates as MRPMRRGLLMCLFLCLAVRVAAQTVGTQVGTIADLEGQAEVGRGGEWSPATIGAAVEQGDQLRTGSPGRMRVVFRDESVLIIGDNTELIVDQLVFDPEPGVFRSLMRILRGKVRAIVNDGYQQPGSSYEIESPNAIVGVRGTEFVLRFDPVADVSEVVGVGGRARVHSVLDRAGHVVFVTERELATVARGQFPTAPRRLDDDAFRLYLEGLEFVGAGLPESQTVDHPLLTGAALPPEDRVGTLPLPPAAPANPDAPLTRAEAISERERLRDPSDLVNQSLPIVRSQAGQVGVDF